GGCCGACGGAATTCAAGACTCCGGCGCTGGGATCTCCTTCCTACGGCGGAGCCGGAGCGCCTCTCTCTCCCCGCGATCCATGTGCGCCGCCGCGCTTCACTCGGAAGCCGAGGAGGGGCGAGATGGGCACCTCCTCCGGCGAGTCAGATCGGAGGCCGATCTCGTCCGATCGAACCCCCTGACTCGGTCCCCGATTCCGGAaagggtggtggaggaagaggaggcggatACGGAGGAGGTGAAGTGGTGCGATCTGGGAGTCCCGGTGCCGGGGAGACCGCCGGCGGCGTTGGTGGAGCAGGTGGAGTACTCCGGCGGGGGGATCGGCAAGGGAAAGCAGGTCGGCGGGGGGAGAGGCGGCGGCGATGAGAATGACAACAGAAAGATCGCGGACTACTACCAGCAGATGCTGCGGACCGATCCTTCGAACCCGCTGCTCTTGAGGAACTACGGACGATTCTTGCATGAGGTGAGTGAGAAATGAGAATGAAGCCAACTTGCTTACCTTGACGCCGTTTCCCCCATGGCGAATCTTGCACGGAGAGTAAGCATTCGACGATTCCTCTGTTCTTTCCTCTGCGAAGGTGGAAGGAGATGCAAAAGGTGCTGAAGAGTGCTACGGGCGGGCGATCCTGGCGAGCCCCGGCGACGGCGAGGTGCTGTCGCTCTACGGGACGCTGGTGTGGGAGACCCAGAGAGATGAGGAGAGGGCCGAAGTCTACTTCGAGCGCGCGGTGGAAGCCTCCCCCGATGACTGGTATGCTCCCTCCGCCCCGGCCCATgatcctcccccctcccccccaaagggGACGAAAAAGGAGGGCTTGATCTGATGATGAGCGCGTATGTGTTTGCAGCTACGTGCTGGGGTCCTACGCGCATTTCCTGTGGGAcgccgaggaggaagaggaggggagaAAGGAGGCGTCGTCACCGTTGGTGGAGGCGTTTTGATGCGTGCGGCTTGATCTGACCGAAGGATGTGCAtaactaataataatataaataagatGATGTTATTGTGAGTAATGAGAGTAGAAAGAATAAGAAGACCGACCGCAATGGCATGCTATCGTGGTTGCTGCTGTTGTCTTCTCTCTTCTTTCGGCTTCTGTTGTATGCTTCTGCGGGGGATTGTGAAGTTGTAAACAGAGAAGTAGAGAGTTTAATGTCTGAGCATAATCTTCTGCTTGGAATTCCTTGTAAGAGTATCTTCTTTCATTGTACTTTTGTTGATGATCGATCGACCGATACCAACTCTTTTAAGTATTTTTATTTGATCTTTTGATTACTCAGGAAGTAACTCGATCATAAAGAAGACTTGAACAGCACAACATGAATGAAGTCGCTATTCCTGACTTCTTACATGtgaagttgagagagagagagaacaaattcCAGAAGAAGACTTGTTTGTAGCACATGTGACCAACCATTTATATAAGAAGAGTAGTGAATACCTATAGCCTTGGCTTTCATATATGCATAAAGACTGATTGAAGGTTGAGAAGAGAAATGTTGATGGATCGAAAACTCATCCTTCGTGGCAATTCAAAAGGAGCACTAAATTTCTCACTCGACTTTTCTCGTGACTCTGCAAGCTTTTAAAGGTCAACCACACACGTGAATTATCGAGTCTTAAGTCATCGTCTAAGTTAGCACAACTACCTGATAACACGAGTTAATGCAGCAGACTCACCGGAAGCATATCAATCTTGCAAGCGTTGCATTGACCTcataggagaagaagaagaagaacacggAGAAGTCTAAAGATGACACCAAATTAAGCCTGCTCATGAAAAATCAAATCCATTGAAATATAAGAGTTACATTGAACTGAATGTATTTACATATCTTGTATCTGCTTCTTCAGATGTCAGCCACCTATTACAACAGAGGATTTGGTCAACGATGTAGAATACCTGCCATTTTTTCGGAAACAACGTGCGTGGCAAGAGTAGGAAGAATCAGCTGTAGCAGAAGCGATGAGCACGAGTAACTCCATAACCATTGTCAGCTTTAAGTTCTTTCCTAAGCATTCTCTACGGTATGATTTTTGCTTATCAGTGTGGGTGTCACTGAAACAATCCCTATAAGGAACAGTGTCGCTATTGCTTGGAAATCATAAAGGTCGGCCACGGATCTCAACTCCCCAAGAGCAATTCCAGCCTGATTTATACAAGAGAAGATCGATGGTGTCAAGAAGATCCCAAGAGGATGATTCCATACCCATTAAAGTGACGAAGGTAAAACCTCTCATAAAATCGTCTACTTCAGAATGCTAGTTAGAGGTAAGGAAGAACGATACCCTGACTGTCACGTAAGCAGCTGGGATGAGTCCAATGAAAGTTGCCATGAAGAATATGCGGTATGGCACATCCACTATGGGTGAAGCAACATTGATGAAAGTGTTTGGCAGTGTTGGCGTGACTCTGAGAAAGAGCATGTAGTTCAACAGCTTCTCTCTTCTTTGGGCAACCTGTAACAAATGTGATCGCTGCGTTAGCAGACTGTAAGCTTGGGCATAAAGAAACACGGTCAAGATGCAAGAAAAAATAGAGCTTCGAAATCTGGCATTGAATTCAACTGATTTCATTTTGTTGCATGGCACAATTGTGGTTAAATACATATAGATTTCCTGAACAATCAGGAAGAAGGCTTGAAAATATATGATAAAGATTCCCAAAAACTGTAGTTAAAACATTAGCAAAAAGTTTGGTTCTTGAATTGGCTACAAATTTGACTGCTCAATCCTTCTAATATGTTCCTGAAAACTTATGTTGAACAAAAGGTGAGCCACTTGCCTGTTCTTGGAAGTAACTCAGCTTGTCTGGCCACAAGGAGAAGACCAGGGGCTTCCCTATCAAATATGACAGGAAATAACATGAAGAGGCACCGGCTGTCGCGGCAAAAACAACTAAAGCTACACCTTGCAAAACTCCAAACAGGGATCCAGCAAGGAGGGACATAAAAATGGTCCCTGGAATCATGAAAGTCTGCATAAAGATGTAGACGGTACAGTAGCCAACCAAAACCTGTATGGTGTAGTCAGTTGTGTAACTCTCAAGATTATCCCTGTAAAAAAGACGGTTTCAAGTAATAGACTCAGAAGGTCTTTTACCAAATGGCATTAGGagatattatgaaattatttgcaCACGAATAAAGTGACAAAAATTAGTCACTCCAAAAATACACATCTAAACCAAAAGATGCTCATAAGTCATATTTACGAAGTTAAGAAACTTGAAAGTTCTATAACTAAAGTGAATTACAATTATTGAAGGGATCAGCAACAATTCATGATCGATATTAACCGTAAAGAGATAAATTGAAAGCTAGAGCTCAGAAGTAACTGGATATGAAATGTTTAACCAAATGtgataaaaaaaagaacaaaaaggacatgtAATTGAGTATGCTAAGAGATGACATTAATTTCCCAGAGTACTAACACAGAAGGAAGTTCATGCATCCGAGAAATTAATAAATTCATCGCAGCAGCTGTAAATTTACATGCTTGAAAATGACAGGAAGAGGATATACATTTTAAAGGTAAAAAAAATTCTCCATTCCAACTTAACATCAGACTTGGAATCCAACAAGAATACGTGGCACACATCAAGAACCACCCTGCTCTAGCTTCATACCCCTCTCCCACCGTGAATGGGGATGCATCCTCTGTTCATGAGCTAAGTCGTGAATAGAGTCGGGTGCCAAGCTATTTCTTGTGAtctttcaaaaaatcatgatccTAAGCAAGCATCTAAGATCTTAATCAATCGGTGGACGAGGACGATTTATCATCCTAATAGTAAGAGCATTTCGCTGTCCCTCATGTCCAGAAGCCTCGATTGGATGTTAGACAAAATTATTTGGCCGTCAATCTTGTCAACTGAAGTGTAAGTAAGACCCAAAGGCCATGCCTTGAACAAAAATATCTTTACCTTTACAAGAAAGGAATGCCGAGACAAAAGAAAGGAATGAGTAGGACAAAAGAAAGAAACTGCCTACATTTTAGATCAAAAGGAAAACTAGACAGTGAACACAGCTCGACAAGACGAAGAGATTGAGGCAACTGAGTGACTATAGAATTAAGATCCATGTTTCTTATCTTTCAAAGCTATCCAAACCAATAACTGGATTCGTACCTCTTAATTTATGCAATACACAACAGAAAAAAACAATCACAGATGAGAAGTCAGAGCATTGAATAGACAGAGATCATAGGGCTATTTGAAGCCAAAAACGAATCAATGGAGTTGATTTCAAGACATTCTTGCATATGAAAAGCCCCCAAAAATTGTATTTTGCCATCCCTATTCACCAGAATGAGTATCAACACAGAAAATCCCAAAAATTCCTCATATTACCAAACAGTTCATAAGATCACTGTTTGATACCCGAAGCAAATCCTAACATCAACCCAGGAACAGAATGCAGGACGACAGATTCAAGCACCACCCCCTAATTCATTGTTTCAAGAACATTCATCACAGAGAGATATACGGAACTTCCAACACCAAAAGCAACAGAGAAGGGGGCAGAGACTACCTCAAGTCCTGGATGTCCTCGAGCGTTCGAGGCAATTTGAGGAAGCTGTAGTCGGAGGCAGGCATCGAAAGGCACACGGCCACCAAGCCCATCCCGAAGCTCGCCACCACCCCAGCGGCCGCAGCCACCTCCCATCTCGACAGCGTCAACTTGGTGTCCCTCCCCATCTTCCTCTCCTATGAACGAAACAGCGTGAACGTGGATGCCCGCGAGGGGAATTGATGGGGGAGAACAGGGTGTGaagggagggggagagagagagagagagagagagaggcagaaaGAGGCTCAGATCAGATCGAAGAAACCCTAAATGCCCTCTCTTCCTTCTCTCCTTTCTTCTCGGCCGCCCCCG
The DNA window shown above is from Musa acuminata AAA Group cultivar baxijiao chromosome BXJ2-4, Cavendish_Baxijiao_AAA, whole genome shotgun sequence and carries:
- the LOC135611120 gene encoding uncharacterized membrane protein At4g09580-like, which gives rise to MGRDTKLTLSRWEVAAAAGVVASFGMGLVAVCLSMPASDYSFLKLPRTLEDIQDLRDNLESYTTDYTIQVLVGYCTVYIFMQTFMIPGTIFMSLLAGSLFGVLQGVALVVFAATAGASSCYFLSYLIGKPLVFSLWPDKLSYFQEQVAQRREKLLNYMLFLRVTPTLPNTFINVASPIVDVPYRIFFMATFIGLIPAAYVTVRAGIALGELRSVADLYDFQAIATLFLIGIVSVTPTLISKNHTVENA
- the LOC135611119 gene encoding uncharacterized protein LOC135611119 — protein: MEALGTEESHSATRVILLSGEPYSESTMTSSILIRTTSFLGSPRRSLADGIQDSGAGISFLRRSRSASLSPRSMCAAALHSEAEEGRDGHLLRRVRSEADLVRSNPLTRSPIPERVVEEEEADTEEVKWCDLGVPVPGRPPAALVEQVEYSGGGIGKGKQVGGGRGGGDENDNRKIADYYQQMLRTDPSNPLLLRNYGRFLHEVEGDAKGAEECYGRAILASPGDGEVLSLYGTLVWETQRDEERAEVYFERAVEASPDDCYVLGSYAHFLWDAEEEEEGRKEASSPLVEAF